From the genome of Colletotrichum destructivum chromosome 10, complete sequence, one region includes:
- a CDS encoding Putative cytochrome P450: MMRSSLLGSLDVPVSLAGLLASVAVASAAIYIIYQRYFHPLAAYPGPFWASITDLWQVNEFLSLRQPYNLTDLHQRYGEFVRYGPDKLSITAEEVVPLVYQKGGQRLPKTEYYDAFGSKTPNVFGMRSPELHSIRRRHMSHSFSMTSVKGMEQYLDENIALLREKIARLSKEGRPFDLKRLLHFYTIDVLGELAFSRSFGVQLSGDESRVPPVIPHTLLGSMLGSWPAMTQTLKQWLPRVPLEGLQALFRGRAKCAGMAAECVRRRLEEVEQDEQKGKIQRKDILTNLILARHPETGEKIASKDLEAEAFGMIIAGTHTTSATATLLFWNLLHNPEALRKCVDEVDDSLTSLDNGKEAYSIAEVENSLPFLRSCVKENYRLTPVFTMPLARRVTSPEGIIVAGRHIKQGTSVAVCNHSFHHNPRVWGDDHDVFDPARWDQAETAARGRFLMHFGLGARQCLGKTLAQSNIYKLASTLLRDFDFQLADSVEEDQVARGQFRGKLPQMISVGVSDLKGPLMVIARSRTADDAV, from the exons ATGATGAGGTCCTCACTACTCGGCTCACTCGACGTTCCAGTCTCACTCGCCGGGCTGCTGGCGAGCGTCGCCGTCGCAAGCGCGGCCATCTACATCATCTACCAGCGGTACTTCCACCCCTTGGCCGCGTACCCGGGCCCTTTTTGGGCGTCCATCACGGACCTCTGGCAGGTAAACGAGTTCCTGTCGCTGAGACAGCCCTATAACTTGACGGACCTCCACCAGAGATACGGCGAGTTCGTGCGCTACGGCCCGGACAAGCTGAGCatcaccgccgaggaggtcgttCCTTTGGTGTACCAGAAGGGCGGCCAAAGGTTGCCCAAGACCGAATACTACGATGCGTTTGGGTCGAAGACGCCCAACGTGTTTGGGATGAGATCGCCCGAG CTGCACTCCATCCGCCGGCGTCACATGTCGCACAGCTTCTCCATGACAAGCGTCAAGGGCATGGAGCAGTACCTCGACGAGAACATCGCCCTGTTGCGCGAGAAGATCGCGAGGCTCTCCAAGGAGGGGAGACCATTCGATCTGAAAAGGCTGCTTCACTTCTACAccatcgacgtcctcgggGAGCTGGCCTTCAGCCGCTCCTTCGGCGTCCAGCTCTCCGGCGACGAATCCCGCGTGCCGCCGGTCATCCCGCACACCCTCCTCGGATCGATGCTGGGGTCCTGGCCGGCCATGACGCAGACTCTCAAGCAGTGGCTACCGAGGGTGCCGCTCGAAGGGCTGCAAGCTCTGTTCCGGGGCAGGGCGAAATGCGCGGGTATGGCGGCCGAGTGTGTTCGGCGACGGCTTGAGGAAGTTGAGCAGGACGAGCAAAAGGGCAAGATTCAGAGGAAGGACATCTTGACGAACCTCATCCTGGCAAGGCACCCCGAGACGGGGGAGAAGATTGCGTCGAAGGACCTCGAGGCAGAGGCGTTTGGGATGAT CATTGCTGGGACGCACACGACGAGCGCTACTGCCACGCTGCTCTTCTGGAACCTGCTACACAACCCGGAAGCCCTGAGGAAGTgcgttgacgaggttgacgatAGCCTGACGTCGCTGGACAACGGCAAGGAGGCCTACTCgatcgccgaggtcgagaacTCGTTGCCGTTCCTGCGATCGTGCGTCAAGGAGAACTACCGGCTGACCCCCGTGTTTACCATGCCCCTGGCGAGACGCGTGACTTCTCCCGAGGGCATCATCGTTGCTGGCCGACACATCAAGCAAGGG ACATCAGTTGCAGTATGCAACCACTCGTTTCACCACAACCCGCGGGTCTGGggcgacgaccacgacgtgTTCGACCCGGCTCGATGGGACcaggccgagaccgccgcGCGCGGACGCTTCCTCATGCACTTTGGCCTTGGGGCCCGTCAGTGTCTCGGTAAGACGCTGGCGCAGTCCAACATCTACAAGCTCGCCAGCACCCTGCTGCGAGACTTTGACTTCCAGCTTGCCGACTCGGTGGAGGAGGACCAGGTGGCGAGGGGCCAGTTCCGCGGGAAGCTGCCGCAGATGATCAGCGTGGGCGTGAGCGACCTGAAGGGTCCGCTGATGGTTATCGCCAGATCGAGGACTGCAGACGACGCGGTATAA
- a CDS encoding Putative calcineurin-like phosphoesterase domain, ApaH type, 5'-Nucleotidase yields the protein MRQSLPTLALALLAGTASAVPEKEDGDHLYSSHLAKRGIDADGNFNVSFFHVNDVHAHLDEFSSSGTDCTRPERGCYGGYARIKHTVDELRPQYNDSLWLNVGDEFQGTLFYSFYKGEKIAETINQLGFDAMTLGNHEFDGGDDELGDFLLNLTFPVISANIVSDNEKLNKTIKPYHIFDAQQLAVIGVTTTSTPGISSPGEGTKFLDVVSTVQSTIDHIRSTTNITRIAAITHIGYEEDQKLAEQTTGLYLIMGGHSHTLLGDMEDAEGPYPTVKKNRDGDDVFIVTAYRWGEYVGYIDVTYDAEGKVLAYHGGPIHLTNTTEQDPELQAQIEAWRGPFEAFASEVVGSTNVELDQTLCQRQECLLGNVMTDAMYEYRLNTSASASSSTPPDFALINAGGIRATIDQGDITRGEVLTSFPFGNSIVEIEYKGSDLRKVLEGAVSKVNQFNGAAITSFFQVSKNVVIQYNPAGNNGSKLVSVEVAGEALDDDKDYRVVTLDFLAGGGDNIFVATTDFVSLDTQDEVLVQYVQAKSPIDAKIEGRIVQSNGTATAPTGTATGTGTGASAAPTSTSGQSGAGMVSVSIGAVALGLFAVLAM from the coding sequence ATGCGCCAGTCTCTCCCGACGCTGGCTCtggccctcctcgccggcaccgcctcggcggtccccgagaaggaggacggcgaccACCTCTACTCGTCCCACCTCGCCAAgcgcggcatcgacgccgacggcaactTCAAcgtctccttcttccacGTCAACGACGTCCACGCCCACCTCGACGagttctcgtcctcgggcacCGACTGCACGCGCCCCGAGCGCGGCTGCTACGGCGGCTACGCGCGCATCAAGCACacggtcgacgagctccgcCCGCAGTACAACGACTCGCTCTGGctcaacgtcggcgacgagttCCAGGGCACGCTCTTCTACTCCTTCTACAAGGGCGAGAAGATCGCCGAGACCATCAACCagctcggcttcgacgccaTGACGCTCGGCAACCACGAgttcgacggcggcgacgatgagctcGGCGACTTCCTGCTCAACCTGACCTTCcccgtcatctcggccaacATCGTGTCGGACAACGAGAAGCTCAACAAGACCATCAAGCCCTACCACATCTTCGACgcccagcagctcgccgtcatcggcgtcaccaccacctccacgCCGGGCATCTCGTCCCCCGGCGAGGGCACCAagttcctcgacgtcgtcagcaCCGTCCAGTCCACCATCGACCACATTCGctccaccaccaacatcacccgcatcgccgccatcacccaCATCGGCTACGAGGAGGAtcagaagctcgccgagcagaCCACCGGCCTCTACCTCATCATGGGCGGCCACTCCCACACCCTGCTGGGCGACAtggaggacgccgagggccCCTACCCCACCGTCAAGAAGaaccgcgacggcgacgacgtcttcatcgtcaccgccTACCGCTGGGGCGAGTACGTCGGCTACATCGACGTCACctacgacgccgagggcaaggtcCTCGCCTACCACGGCGGCCCCATCCAcctcaccaacaccaccgagCAGGACCCGGAGCTGCAGGCCCAGATCGAGGCGTGGCGCGGACCTTTCGAGGCCTTCGCctccgaggtcgtcggctCCACCAACGTTGAGCTCGACCAGACGCTCTGCCAGCGCCAGGAGTGCCTTCTCGGCAACGTCATGACGGACGCCATGTACGAGTACCGCCTCaacacctcggcctcggcctcgtcctcgacgcccccCGACTTCGCCCTCAtcaacgccggcggcatccgcGCCACCATCGACCAGGGCGACATCACCCGCGGCGAGGTCCTCACCTCGTTCCCCTTTGGCAACTCCATCGTCGAGATCGAGTACAAGGGCTCCGACCTGCGCAAGgtgctcgagggcgccgtcagCAAGGTCAACCAGttcaacggcgccgccatcacctcCTTCTTCCAGGTCTCCAAGAACGTCGTCATCCAGTACAACCCGGCCGGCAACAACGGCTCCAAGCTCGTCtccgtcgaggtcgccggcgaggccctcgacgacgacaaggactACCGCGTCGTCACCCTCGACttcctggccggcggcggcgacaacaTCTTTGTCGCCACCACCGACTTCGTCTCCCTCGACACCCaggacgaggtcctcgtgCAGTACGTGCAGGCCAAGAGCCCCATCGACGCAAAGATCGAGGGCCGCATCGTCCAGAGCAACGGCACCGCGACCGCGCCCACCGGCACtgccaccggcaccggcaccggcgccagcgccgccccGACCTCCACTTCGGGACAGAGCGGTGCCGGCATGGTGTCCGTcagcatcggcgccgtcgccctggGCCTGTTTGCCGTTTTGGCCATGTAG